In a genomic window of Punica granatum isolate Tunisia-2019 chromosome 6, ASM765513v2, whole genome shotgun sequence:
- the LOC116210817 gene encoding 2-oxoglutarate-dependent dioxygenase DAO-like translates to MGEERGTVPVPVPAIDMGGFPGEFQKLREACAWGCFRIVNHEVPLELMAQMKAVVRELLDLPAEVKRKNTDVIAGSGYMAPSPKNPLYEALGLYDMGSRDAVLAFCSHLEASPHQREVIMKYAEAIHKLIMDISEKLGESLGLSKDLFKEWPCQFRINKYNFTPETVGFSGVQIHTDSGFLTILQDDENVGGLEVMDQSGSFVPVEPQHGTFLVNLGDVAAVWSNGRWCNVKHRVQCKQAVVRISIATFLLGPKEEAIEAPEELVDSEHPRLYAPFTYEDYRKLRLSTKLQAGEALALLRADS, encoded by the exons ATGGGGGAGGAGAGAGGAACCGTCCCTGTCCCTGTCCCTGCGATCGACATGGGAGGCTTCCCCGGAGAGTTTCAGAAGCTCAGGGAAGCCTGCGCGTGGGGCTGCTTCAGGATCGTGAACCACGAGGTCCCGCTGGAGCTCATGGCCCAGATGAAGGCCGTTGTGAGGGAGCTCCTCGATCTGCCGGCGGAGGTCAAGCGGAAGAACACGGACGTCATCGCCGGCAGCGGGTACATGGCACCGTCCCCCAAGAACCCCCTCTACGAGGCCCTTGGCCTCTACGACATGGGCTCCCGGGATGCCGTCCTCGCCTTCTGCTCCCATTTGGAGGCCTCCCCTCACCAGAG GGAAGTGATCATGAAGTATGCAGAAGCaatacataaattaataatggACATATCAGAGAAGCTCGGGGAAAGCCTGGGACTGAGCAAGGACCTATTCAAGGAATGGCCTTGCCAGTTCCGGATCAACAAGTACAACTTCACCCCTGAGACCGTTGGCTTCTCGGGCGTGCAGATCCACACGGACTCGGGATTTCTGACAATCCTCCAGGATGATGAAAATGTTGGGGGCCTTGAAGTGATGGACCAGTCGGGTTCATTCGTCCCAGTCGAACCCCAGCACGGGACCTTCCTGGTAAACCTGGGAGATGTTGCAGCG GTATGGAGCAACGGTAGGTGGTGCAATGTGAAGCACCGGGTCCAATGCAAGCAGGCGGTGGTTCGGATTTCGATCGCAACGTTCCTGCTAGGACCAAAAGAGGAAGCCATTGAGGCGCCAGAAGAACTTGTCGACTCAGAACACCCTCGTCTCTATGCCCCATTTACTTATGAGGACTACAGAAAGCTCCGGCTTTCCACAAAACTGCAAGCTGGTGAGGCCCTCGCACTCTTACGGGCTGACTCCTGA
- the LOC116210820 gene encoding probable L-type lectin-domain containing receptor kinase S.7, with protein sequence MMQVICGQRPWTKIGDFQLLVDWVCYLHRDRRLLEAVDGRLGGDYIAEEAQRLLFLGLACSHPIVSERPKTQAIVQILSGSVSPPQVPPFKPPFGGRQWAR encoded by the exons ATGATGCAG GTAATTTGTGGCCAAAGGCCCTGGACCAAGATCGGTGATTTCCAGCTCCTAGTGGACTGGGTCTGCTACCTTCATCGTGACAGGCGACTGCTGGAGGCAGTGGACGGGCGGCTGGGCGGTGATTATATTGCTGAGGAGGCACAGAGGCTTTTGTTCCTTGGCCTAGCCTGCTCCCACCCAATTGTTAGCGAGAGGCCCAAGACTCAAGCGATCGTTCAAATCCTGTCGGGCTCGGTGTCACCACCACAGGTCCCGCCATTCAAGCCTCCATTCGGTGGCCGTCAATGGGCCCGCTGA
- the LOC116210818 gene encoding 2-oxoglutarate-dependent dioxygenase DAO-like: MGEERGTVPVPAIDMGGFPGEFQKLREACAWGCFRIVNHEVPLELMAQTKAVVRELLDLPVEVKRKNTDVIAGSGYVAPSPKNPLYEALGFYDMGSWDAVLAFCSHLEASPHQREVIMKYAEAIHKLIMDISEKLGESLGLSKEVFKEWPCQFWINKYNFTPETVGFSGVQTHTDSGLLTILQDDENVGGLEVMDQSGSFVPVEPQHGTFLVNLGDVAAVWSNGRWCNVKHQVQCKQAEVRISIATLLLGPKEEAIEAPEELVDSEHPRLYAPFTCEDYRKLRLSTKQHAGEVLALLRADS; encoded by the exons ATgggggaagagagaggaaCCGTCCCAGTCCCTGCGATCGACATGGGAGGCTTCCCCGGAGAGTTTCAGAAGCTCAGGGAAGCCTGCGCTTGGGGCTGCTTCAGGATCGTAAACCACGAGGTCCCGCTGGAGCTCATGGCCCAGACGAAGGCCGTTGTGAGGGAGCTCCTCGATCTGCCGGTGGAGGTCAAGCGGAAGAACACGGACGTCATCGCCGGCAGCGGGTACGTGGCACCGTCCCCCAAGAACCCCCTCTACGAGGCCCTCGGCTTCTATGACATGGGTTCCTGGGACGCCGTCCTCGCCTTCTGCTCCCATTTGGAGGCCTCTCCTCACCAGAG GGAAGTGATCATGAAGTATGCAGAAGCaatacataaattaataatggACATATCAGAGAAGCTCGGGGAAAGCCTGGGACTGAGCAAGGAAGTATTCAAGGAATGGCCTTGCCAGTTCTGGATCAACAAGTACAACTTCACCCCTGAGACCGTTGGCTTCTCGGGCGTGCAGACCCACACGGACTCGGGATTGTTGACAATCCTCCAGGATGATGAAAATGTTGGGGGTCTTGAAGTGATGGACCAGTCAGGTTCATTTGTCCCAGTCGAACCCCAGCACGGGACCTTCCTGGTAAACCTGGGAGATGTTGCAGCG GTATGGAGCAACGGTAGGTGGTGCAATGTGAAGCACCAGGTCCAATGCAAGCAGGCGGAGGTTCGGATTTCGATCGCAACGTTACTCCTAGGACCAAAAGAGGAAGCCATTGAGGCGCCAGAAGAACTTGTAGACTCAGAACACCCTCGTCTTTATGCCCCTTTTACCTGTGAGGACTACAGAAAGCTCCGGCTTTCCACAAAACAGCATGCTGGTGAGGTCCTCGCGCTCTTACGGGCTGACTCCTGA